A single window of Vibrio sp. HB236076 DNA harbors:
- the gspD gene encoding type II secretion system secretin GspD, translating to MKHWLRKSTWLMLGSLLTAPSLVWAEEFSASFKGTDIKEFINVVGRNLDKTIIVDPSVRGKIDVRSYDLLTEEQYYSFFLNVLEVYGYAVVESDNNVLKVIKAKDSKTAAIPVVGDDSAQGDNVVTRVVAVKNVSVRELSPLLRQLVNNAGAGNVVHYDPANIILLTGRAAVVNRLANIIKRVDQAGDKNVEVIELQNASASEMVRIVEALNKEGKSSNTPELLIPKIVADERTNSVLISGEPQVRERITNLIRKLDIEMATKDNNNRVVYLKYAKAEELVNVLQGVSDNLLKNKSSGDKKSSSSSSQRENVVISAHPETNSLVLSAPPDVMAAMQGIIDQLDIRRAQVLIEALIVDMSENNGVNLGVQWGSLSSGSVIQYGNASTQIGSVMVGIEEAKDSTETISGVSDGEVYSYESTDDGDYTTLASSLSSVEGAAVAITFGDWTALLTAVESDSNTNILSSPSITVMDNGEASFIAGEEVPVITGSTTGSGGDSSPFQTVERKEVGIKMTVVPQINEGDAVQLTIEQEVSNVLGASGAVDIRFGKRQLKTSVMVNDGQMIVLGGLIDERTAESESKVPLLGDLPYIGWMFRSTSSAVEKRNLMVFLKPTIIRDGMTADGLTQRKYNYIRAEQLYQAEKDLRLMDGVHTPVMPKYGLDQYHAPEIQAFIGQVREQ from the coding sequence GTGAAACACTGGTTACGCAAAAGCACTTGGTTGATGCTCGGCAGCTTACTCACTGCGCCAAGTTTGGTTTGGGCAGAAGAATTCAGTGCCAGCTTTAAAGGCACCGACATCAAAGAATTTATCAATGTCGTCGGACGCAACTTGGACAAAACCATCATCGTCGATCCCTCTGTGCGTGGAAAAATCGATGTGCGCAGTTATGATTTACTCACTGAAGAACAGTATTATAGCTTTTTCCTCAATGTGTTAGAGGTTTATGGTTACGCTGTGGTTGAATCAGACAACAATGTCTTAAAAGTGATCAAAGCGAAAGATTCTAAAACCGCCGCGATTCCGGTCGTCGGTGATGACTCTGCGCAAGGCGACAATGTCGTGACTCGTGTGGTGGCAGTAAAGAACGTGTCGGTCCGTGAGCTTTCCCCTTTGTTGCGTCAGTTGGTGAACAACGCTGGGGCAGGGAACGTGGTGCATTACGATCCGGCCAATATCATTTTGCTGACTGGCCGTGCTGCGGTGGTCAATCGCTTGGCCAATATCATTAAACGGGTCGATCAAGCAGGCGACAAAAACGTGGAAGTGATCGAACTTCAAAATGCGTCTGCTTCAGAAATGGTGCGCATTGTGGAAGCCCTGAATAAAGAAGGGAAAAGCAGTAATACCCCAGAGTTGTTGATCCCGAAAATTGTCGCCGATGAGCGCACGAACTCGGTATTGATCTCCGGTGAACCGCAAGTTCGCGAGCGAATTACCAACTTAATCCGCAAGCTCGATATTGAAATGGCGACCAAAGACAACAACAACCGGGTTGTCTATCTCAAGTACGCCAAAGCGGAAGAATTGGTTAACGTGTTGCAAGGCGTGTCGGACAACTTACTGAAAAACAAATCCTCTGGCGATAAGAAGTCCTCTTCGTCGAGCAGTCAACGTGAAAATGTGGTGATTTCTGCTCATCCAGAAACCAACTCATTGGTCTTGTCGGCGCCGCCGGATGTGATGGCGGCGATGCAGGGCATCATCGATCAATTGGATATTCGCCGTGCTCAAGTGTTAATTGAGGCTTTAATTGTCGATATGTCGGAAAACAATGGTGTCAACCTCGGTGTGCAATGGGGTTCACTGTCGAGTGGTAGCGTGATTCAGTACGGCAACGCCAGTACGCAAATTGGCAGTGTGATGGTCGGTATCGAAGAGGCCAAAGACTCAACGGAAACCATTAGCGGTGTGTCAGATGGTGAAGTGTACTCTTATGAGTCTACCGACGACGGTGATTACACCACCTTGGCGTCCTCGTTGTCGAGTGTCGAAGGAGCCGCCGTGGCGATTACCTTTGGTGACTGGACGGCATTGTTGACCGCGGTCGAAAGCGATTCAAACACCAATATTTTATCGTCGCCGAGTATTACGGTGATGGACAATGGTGAGGCGTCGTTCATCGCTGGTGAAGAAGTGCCGGTGATCACGGGGTCAACGACGGGGAGTGGCGGTGACAGCAGCCCGTTCCAAACCGTTGAACGAAAAGAAGTGGGCATTAAAATGACCGTCGTGCCGCAAATTAACGAAGGCGATGCGGTGCAATTGACGATTGAGCAAGAAGTGTCGAACGTACTTGGCGCCAGTGGCGCTGTGGATATTCGCTTTGGCAAACGTCAGTTAAAAACCTCGGTGATGGTCAATGATGGTCAGATGATCGTCTTAGGTGGCTTGATTGATGAGCGCACCGCAGAAAGTGAGTCAAAAGTGCCTTTGCTTGGCGATTTGCCTTACATCGGTTGGATGTTCCGCTCGACCAGCAGTGCGGTTGAAAAGCGCAATCTGATGGTGTTCTTAAAGCCCACCATTATTCGCGATGGGATGACGGCCGACGGTTTAACCCAGCGCAAATACAATTACATCCGCGCCGAACAGCTTTATCAGGCGGAAAAAGATCTGCGCTTGATGGATGGGGTACACACCCCCGTGATGCCTAAATACGGTCTTGATCAATATCACGCCCCCGAAATTCAAGCTTTTATTGGTCAGGTTAGGGAGCAGTAA
- the gspE gene encoding type II secretion system ATPase GspE: MTESRSGAPAQRRLPFSFANRFKVAIEPGSEQQKPVLYYKAPLNPAALIEVRRVLHTSVEPRLLSDSEFEQKLTELYQRDSSEARQLMEDIGADSEDFFSLAEELPQNEDLLESEDDAPIIKLINAMLSEAIKEGASDIHIETFEVSLSIRFRVDGVLREVLSPSRKLAPLLVSRVKVMAKLDIAEKRVPQDGRISLRIGGRAVDVRVSTMPSSHGERVVMRLLDKNATRLDLFSLGMTKDIHENFAHLIQRPHGILLVTGPTGSGKSTTLYAGLQEINSNERNILTVEDPIEFDIDGIGQTQVNPKVDMTFARGLRAILRQDPDVVMVGEIRDLETAQIAVQASLTGHLVMSTLHTNTAVGAITRLRDMGVEPFLISSSLLGVLAQRLVRTLCPHCKVPYPADNEQQKYFNHSDDEPLVLYKPSGCEHCNHKGYRGRTGIHELILVDSQVQRLIHSEAGEKEIEHAVRQHTPSIQSDGLAKVRQGVTSFEEVMRVTREE; the protein is encoded by the coding sequence ATGACAGAGAGTCGCTCAGGCGCCCCCGCCCAACGCCGTTTGCCTTTTAGTTTTGCCAATCGTTTTAAAGTCGCGATTGAGCCTGGCTCTGAGCAGCAAAAGCCGGTGTTGTACTACAAAGCGCCGCTTAATCCCGCGGCCTTAATTGAAGTGCGCCGCGTGTTGCACACGAGTGTCGAGCCGCGATTACTCAGCGACAGTGAGTTTGAACAAAAGCTCACCGAGCTCTACCAACGGGATTCTTCGGAAGCGCGCCAATTAATGGAAGATATCGGTGCCGATAGCGAGGACTTTTTCTCATTGGCGGAAGAACTGCCTCAAAATGAAGACTTACTTGAATCGGAAGACGATGCACCGATCATTAAGCTTATCAATGCGATGTTGAGTGAGGCGATTAAAGAAGGTGCTTCGGATATTCACATTGAAACCTTTGAGGTGAGCTTGTCGATCCGCTTTCGCGTGGATGGGGTTCTGCGTGAGGTGTTATCGCCGAGTCGCAAGCTTGCGCCTTTGTTGGTCTCTCGGGTCAAGGTTATGGCCAAGCTTGATATCGCAGAGAAACGCGTACCTCAAGACGGTCGTATTTCGTTGCGCATCGGTGGTCGAGCCGTCGATGTGCGCGTGTCGACCATGCCGTCGTCTCACGGCGAGCGGGTGGTGATGCGCTTGTTGGACAAAAATGCGACCCGTTTGGACTTATTTAGCCTGGGCATGACAAAGGACATTCATGAAAACTTTGCTCACTTAATCCAAAGGCCACATGGGATTTTGTTGGTCACTGGCCCAACCGGTTCGGGTAAATCAACCACATTGTATGCGGGGCTACAAGAGATCAATAGCAATGAACGCAACATTCTGACCGTCGAAGACCCGATTGAATTTGATATTGATGGCATCGGCCAAACGCAAGTTAATCCAAAAGTTGACATGACATTTGCTCGCGGCCTCAGAGCCATTTTGCGTCAAGACCCCGATGTGGTGATGGTGGGAGAAATCCGAGACTTGGAAACGGCACAGATTGCGGTGCAAGCATCATTAACGGGTCACTTGGTAATGTCAACATTGCACACCAATACCGCGGTTGGCGCCATCACGCGTTTGCGAGATATGGGGGTGGAGCCTTTCTTGATTTCCTCTTCCTTACTCGGAGTGTTAGCTCAGCGATTGGTACGCACCTTATGCCCACATTGTAAAGTGCCTTACCCAGCGGATAACGAGCAGCAAAAATACTTTAATCACAGTGATGATGAACCGCTCGTCTTGTATAAGCCCAGTGGGTGTGAACACTGTAACCACAAGGGCTATCGCGGTCGTACCGGGATCCACGAATTGATCCTAGTCGACAGTCAGGTACAACGTTTAATTCACAGTGAGGCGGGTGAAAAAGAGATTGAGCACGCCGTTCGCCAGCATACGCCGAGTATCCAAAGTGATGGTCTAGCCAAAGTTCGCCAAGGGGTTACCTCTTTTGAAGAAGTCATGCGCGTGACTCGGGAGGAGTAA
- the gspF gene encoding type II secretion system inner membrane protein GspF — MAAFEYKALDKKGKSKKGTLEGDNARQVRQRLKEQGLIPVEVSETRRKKSSQGSAGWRRGISTADLSLITRQLATLVQSGMPLEECLRAVADQAEKPRIRTMMVSVRSKVTEGYTLADSLADYPHIFDQLYRAMVSAGEKSGHLDSVLQRLADYEENRQKVRSKLAQALVYPVVLVVFAIGIVSFLLAAVVPKIVEPIIQMGQALPASTQFLLASSEFVQQWGLILLMASLLVLVTVKRALKKPTLRLRWDRKLLSLPLIGKIASGLNTARFARTLAICTSSAIPILEGMKVAVEVMSNQYVRRQVISATDNVREGTSLRKALEQTRLFPPMMLHMIASGEQSGELESMLTRAADNQDQSFESTVNIALAIFTPALIALMAALVLFIVMATLMPMLEMNNLVSGA; from the coding sequence ATGGCGGCATTTGAATACAAAGCACTCGATAAAAAGGGCAAATCAAAAAAAGGCACTCTAGAAGGAGATAACGCTCGTCAGGTTCGCCAACGCCTCAAAGAGCAGGGGCTGATTCCTGTTGAGGTGAGTGAAACGCGGCGTAAAAAAAGTTCACAAGGTAGCGCGGGGTGGCGGCGTGGCATCAGTACCGCCGATTTGTCGTTGATCACTCGTCAACTTGCGACCTTAGTCCAGTCGGGGATGCCATTAGAGGAGTGCTTGCGCGCGGTTGCCGATCAAGCTGAAAAACCACGAATTCGCACTATGATGGTGTCGGTACGCTCGAAAGTGACTGAAGGTTATACCTTGGCCGACAGCTTGGCGGATTACCCACATATTTTTGATCAGCTCTATCGAGCCATGGTGTCGGCGGGCGAAAAGTCCGGTCACTTAGACAGTGTCTTACAACGTTTGGCCGATTATGAAGAAAACCGTCAAAAGGTGCGTTCTAAACTCGCACAAGCGTTAGTCTATCCTGTTGTGCTGGTGGTGTTTGCTATTGGTATCGTCAGTTTTCTTCTCGCTGCCGTTGTTCCCAAAATTGTCGAACCCATCATTCAAATGGGACAAGCCTTACCCGCTTCGACTCAATTTTTATTGGCGTCGAGCGAGTTCGTCCAACAATGGGGATTGATCCTATTGATGGCCTCCTTACTGGTATTGGTTACTGTGAAGCGGGCGCTCAAAAAACCGACCTTACGCTTGCGTTGGGACCGCAAACTTTTGTCGCTGCCTTTGATTGGAAAAATTGCTTCTGGGCTCAATACCGCTCGCTTTGCGCGCACTTTGGCTATTTGTACCTCGAGTGCGATTCCGATTTTAGAGGGCATGAAAGTGGCGGTTGAAGTCATGTCGAATCAATATGTAAGAAGGCAAGTGATCAGCGCGACAGACAATGTACGCGAAGGGACCAGTTTGCGCAAAGCCCTAGAACAAACGCGCTTATTTCCGCCCATGATGCTGCATATGATTGCCAGTGGTGAGCAAAGTGGCGAGTTAGAAAGTATGCTAACGCGCGCGGCAGATAATCAAGATCAAAGTTTTGAGTCAACGGTCAATATTGCTTTGGCCATTTTTACGCCCGCATTGATTGCGTTGATGGCGGCCCTAGTCCTCTTTATCGTTATGGCGACACTGATGCCGATGTTGGAAATGAATAACCTCGTCAGCGGTGCGTAA
- the gspG gene encoding type II secretion system major pseudopilin GspG, with protein MQRRVKQQGFTLLEVMVVVVILGILASFVVPNLLGNKEKADQQKAITDIVALENALDMYKLDNSVYPTTDQGLDALVTKPSNPAPRNYRDGGYIKRLPNDPWGNAYQYLSPGDNGAFDVFTLGSDNQEGGEGSASDIGNYNIQDFQ; from the coding sequence ATGCAAAGACGTGTAAAACAGCAGGGTTTTACCCTATTAGAAGTCATGGTTGTCGTAGTGATACTGGGTATCCTTGCCAGTTTTGTCGTCCCTAACTTGTTAGGCAACAAAGAAAAAGCCGACCAACAAAAAGCCATTACTGACATTGTGGCATTGGAAAATGCTCTGGATATGTACAAGTTGGACAACAGCGTTTATCCCACGACGGATCAAGGCTTAGACGCCTTGGTAACTAAGCCGAGTAACCCGGCGCCTCGCAACTACCGCGATGGCGGTTACATCAAGCGTTTGCCAAACGACCCTTGGGGTAATGCTTATCAGTATTTAAGCCCTGGTGATAATGGCGCCTTTGACGTCTTTACTTTGGGCTCTGATAACCAAGAGGGCGGTGAAGGTTCGGCGTCGGATATTGGCAACTACAACATTCAAGATTTCCAATAA
- the gspH gene encoding type II secretion system minor pseudopilin GspH produces the protein MPLCSSRRSGGFTLLEILLVLLLLSLTAVAVIATIPSNQNDEAQKEARRLYHRLQLLNDEALLSGQDYGMYVDVTHGQYQFLLLTQDGWQAIDRYKMPSENTLPESLAMALTLGSAGEDDASLFENIEPLFGDEDLFDDIDETFSTQESAQKKVEPQLYFLSSGEVTPFSISVYPSDQASHQGWSVGAKANGELYLSRAEDDGQDAY, from the coding sequence ATGCCTTTATGTTCAAGCCGCCGAAGTGGCGGCTTTACCTTGTTAGAGATCTTGTTGGTTTTGCTGTTATTGTCTTTAACGGCGGTTGCCGTTATCGCGACGATTCCCAGTAACCAAAACGATGAGGCTCAAAAAGAAGCGCGACGCCTTTACCACCGACTGCAGTTGCTCAACGATGAAGCATTACTCAGCGGTCAAGATTATGGTATGTACGTCGATGTGACTCATGGGCAGTATCAGTTTTTGTTATTGACGCAAGATGGTTGGCAGGCGATTGATCGCTATAAAATGCCGTCAGAAAATACCTTGCCAGAGAGTTTAGCCATGGCGTTAACACTGGGCTCAGCGGGTGAAGACGACGCCAGTTTGTTTGAAAATATTGAGCCATTGTTTGGTGATGAGGACTTGTTCGACGACATCGACGAGACCTTCTCAACGCAAGAATCGGCGCAAAAAAAGGTGGAGCCCCAGTTGTATTTTTTGTCGAGCGGTGAAGTGACGCCGTTCTCTATCTCGGTGTACCCCAGCGATCAGGCGAGCCATCAGGGATGGAGCGTGGGGGCGAAAGCCAACGGGGAGTTGTACCTCAGTCGAGCGGAGGATGATGGTCAAGATGCGTATTAA
- the gspI gene encoding type II secretion system minor pseudopilin GspI, translated as MRIKGRSSQQRGMTLLEVLVALVIFATAAMSVIRAVSQHINTLSYLEEKTFASMVADNQMASVYLSGSTTARSGTEQLAGRTWYWSVKPVSTSGSFLQAVDVTVAARKDASPVVSLRSYLEK; from the coding sequence ATGCGTATTAAAGGGCGCTCTTCTCAGCAGCGAGGCATGACATTGCTTGAAGTGCTGGTGGCTTTGGTCATTTTTGCCACGGCAGCCATGAGTGTGATTCGTGCGGTCAGTCAGCACATTAATACGTTGAGCTACCTAGAGGAAAAAACGTTTGCCTCGATGGTTGCAGACAATCAAATGGCGTCCGTGTACCTATCGGGGTCGACCACGGCTCGCTCAGGTACGGAACAGCTCGCTGGAAGAACTTGGTATTGGAGTGTTAAACCAGTCAGTACCAGTGGCAGTTTTTTACAGGCGGTCGATGTCACGGTGGCCGCGCGCAAAGACGCCAGCCCAGTGGTTTCGCTGCGCAGTTACTTGGAAAAATAG
- the gspJ gene encoding type II secretion system minor pseudopilin GspJ, translating into MALTIYSRAYQRRARLSAKSRLKQSAFTLIEVLVAMAIFAVMSVGAYQILNQVQRSNQISADSTARMNELQKAMVFMDSDFRQMALRQTRSQGEEPSQALIEWSEYLLDSDQQGVRFSRLGWLNPNQQFNRGEVAKVGYRIKDQVLQRVWWSHPDSPLGEPPIVRSLLQGVESWQMRFYDGESWTQDWESANTLPKAVKVELTLSDYGKISRTYLTTGAVLSGDSIAGSDDNE; encoded by the coding sequence ATGGCGCTGACGATTTACAGTAGAGCTTACCAACGCCGAGCGAGGTTATCGGCTAAGTCACGGTTGAAGCAAAGCGCATTTACTTTGATTGAAGTCTTGGTCGCCATGGCTATTTTTGCTGTGATGAGTGTCGGGGCTTACCAGATCCTCAATCAAGTTCAGCGCAGTAATCAAATATCGGCAGACAGCACGGCGAGGATGAACGAATTGCAAAAAGCGATGGTGTTTATGGACAGTGATTTTCGTCAGATGGCATTGCGTCAAACCCGTTCACAAGGCGAAGAGCCCAGCCAAGCCTTAATTGAGTGGTCAGAGTATTTACTCGATTCCGATCAGCAAGGGGTTCGCTTTAGTCGTTTGGGGTGGTTAAACCCCAATCAGCAGTTTAACCGCGGTGAAGTGGCGAAAGTCGGTTATCGCATTAAAGATCAGGTTTTACAGCGGGTGTGGTGGTCGCACCCGGATAGCCCACTTGGTGAGCCGCCGATTGTTCGTTCACTTTTACAGGGCGTCGAGAGTTGGCAAATGCGTTTTTACGATGGCGAGTCTTGGACACAGGATTGGGAGAGTGCAAACACGTTACCTAAAGCGGTAAAAGTGGAGTTAACGCTCAGTGATTATGGCAAAATATCAAGGACGTATTTAACGACTGGCGCGGTCCTTTCCGGTGATTCGATTGCGGGCAGTGATGATAATGAATAG
- the gspK gene encoding type II secretion system minor pseudopilin GspK, whose product MNSPAVTRSRGVALIIVLLILAMMTTIAASMSERLWGQFARATHTLDYQQAYWYSLGVEALAKTAIEKSYEDDDDVIALDQPWATEEQVYPLDNGQVQGHIVDMQACFNLNALANATADLNATSRPFLVSVLLNLLEATGIDSAQAEVIADSTWEFIDSNSVTNSQTGVEERTYESFDPAYLSPNTFLADGSEMRSVYQMSGAIMQTLSGLVCALPDDDWRLNVNTLSVAQAPLLVALFSPTLSLSQAQELIESRPTDGWESVETFLDQSALSTVTDTIKDEADGYLTVDSRYFELDAQVTVGESRVRLRSLLYSSNRETAEVIRRRFGGISERVSNRSAE is encoded by the coding sequence ATGAATAGTCCTGCTGTCACCCGAAGTCGGGGCGTTGCTTTAATTATCGTGTTGTTGATTTTGGCGATGATGACCACGATTGCCGCTTCTATGTCTGAGCGTTTGTGGGGGCAATTTGCTCGTGCAACGCACACCCTCGACTATCAACAAGCCTATTGGTATAGCTTAGGGGTCGAAGCGTTAGCGAAAACGGCGATAGAAAAGAGTTATGAAGACGATGATGACGTGATCGCGTTGGATCAACCTTGGGCCACAGAAGAGCAAGTGTATCCCCTCGACAATGGCCAAGTACAAGGTCATATTGTCGATATGCAAGCGTGCTTTAATCTCAATGCATTGGCCAACGCGACAGCCGATCTCAACGCCACGAGCCGGCCTTTTTTGGTCTCGGTGTTGCTCAATTTATTAGAAGCGACGGGGATTGATAGCGCTCAAGCCGAAGTGATCGCTGACTCAACATGGGAATTTATTGACAGCAACAGTGTGACGAACTCGCAAACCGGTGTGGAAGAGCGCACTTACGAAAGTTTTGACCCTGCCTATCTCAGTCCCAACACCTTTTTGGCCGATGGTTCTGAGATGCGTTCTGTGTATCAAATGAGTGGGGCCATCATGCAGACGTTGTCAGGATTAGTTTGTGCTTTACCCGATGATGATTGGCGTTTAAACGTCAATACCCTTAGCGTGGCACAAGCGCCTTTACTGGTGGCACTCTTTTCACCGACGCTGAGTTTGAGTCAAGCACAAGAATTGATTGAGAGTCGTCCTACTGACGGCTGGGAATCGGTGGAGACGTTTTTAGATCAATCGGCGTTGTCCACGGTAACCGATACCATCAAGGACGAGGCCGACGGTTATCTAACGGTCGACAGTCGCTATTTTGAATTAGATGCGCAAGTCACCGTAGGGGAATCTCGAGTTCGCCTACGCAGCTTGTTATACAGTAGTAATCGTGAGACGGCTGAAGTCATACGCCGTCGTTTTGGAGGGATCAGTGAGCGAGTGTCTAACCGTTCGGCTGAGTAG
- the gspL gene encoding type II secretion system protein GspL: MSECLTVRLSSEHKTSILWSVWSNQEQDVIASGALETIQELEKLTPYATGRRVVVLLSSSDVLLTEVDIPAGSARQFESILPYLIEDEIAQDVDELHFSLIAKRASSAYVCAVEKQWLNEIIAQFAAHDMEIAQVLPDVLALPRHGEMACALHIDNTWLLRVADHLGVSLEPDWLPLYLNDRAKTGETVTVASYSEVPNTLSFSPTIEWQQMPLEMPMALLSKGASSSKVNVLTGAFQRKSSWAPYWSIWRKAGIAATLLLVVIGVQKGLETYRFEQQATAYRERSETIFRKVFPDKQRIPTVSYLKRQFDTELARLTGGDSGESVLSWFAAMPATLASVKGMEIQSLKYDHQQAQVRLQVSSPDFQSFEQARARLAEHFVVEQGQLNRNGQQVLGSFVLAKQ, translated from the coding sequence GTGAGCGAGTGTCTAACCGTTCGGCTGAGTAGCGAACACAAGACATCCATTCTGTGGTCCGTTTGGTCCAATCAAGAACAGGATGTGATTGCCAGCGGCGCGCTGGAAACCATACAAGAACTCGAAAAATTGACCCCGTACGCCACGGGTCGGCGAGTGGTCGTGTTGCTGTCGTCTAGCGATGTCTTGTTGACCGAGGTTGACATCCCCGCAGGCAGTGCACGGCAGTTCGAGAGTATATTGCCCTATCTAATTGAGGACGAAATTGCCCAAGATGTCGATGAGCTACATTTTAGTCTCATCGCTAAGCGGGCGAGTAGTGCCTATGTTTGTGCGGTTGAAAAGCAATGGCTCAATGAGATCATCGCGCAATTTGCCGCTCATGACATGGAAATTGCTCAGGTGCTGCCCGATGTGTTGGCGTTACCTAGGCACGGCGAAATGGCTTGTGCTTTACACATCGACAATACCTGGTTGCTGCGCGTTGCCGATCACCTCGGGGTGAGCTTAGAGCCCGATTGGTTACCGCTGTACTTAAATGATCGTGCCAAAACTGGCGAAACGGTTACGGTAGCAAGTTACAGCGAGGTACCGAACACACTTTCGTTTAGCCCAACCATTGAGTGGCAGCAGATGCCGCTGGAAATGCCAATGGCTTTACTGTCGAAAGGGGCATCGAGTAGTAAGGTCAATGTGTTGACAGGCGCGTTTCAGCGCAAGTCCTCATGGGCTCCCTACTGGTCGATTTGGCGCAAAGCGGGGATTGCCGCCACCTTATTACTGGTGGTGATAGGCGTACAGAAAGGCCTTGAGACTTATCGTTTTGAACAGCAGGCGACGGCCTATCGGGAGCGCAGTGAAACCATTTTTAGAAAAGTCTTTCCCGATAAGCAACGCATTCCTACCGTGAGCTATTTGAAGCGTCAATTTGATACCGAGTTAGCGCGTTTGACCGGTGGTGATTCGGGGGAGTCGGTACTGAGTTGGTTTGCCGCGATGCCGGCAACTCTTGCCAGTGTCAAAGGCATGGAGATCCAAAGTCTCAAATACGATCATCAGCAAGCTCAAGTGCGTTTACAAGTCAGTAGCCCAGACTTTCAAAGTTTTGAGCAGGCACGTGCGCGTTTGGCTGAACATTTTGTTGTTGAACAAGGCCAGCTTAACCGCAATGGTCAACAGGTGTTGGGCAGCTTTGTGCTGGCCAAGCAGTGA
- a CDS encoding type II secretion system protein M, which translates to MKSISQPLLQWWQTITSREQKLVIGAGLVVAIALLYWGIVMPLLHQAEQAEQRLNSAMQLNTWVSERANQIVQLRGQGGRQYSSAPLNQLVAESAGQFTVELIRMQPRNDDGLQVWIQPLAFDQLINWIDFLQQQQGITVEYLDIDRGQQSGTVEVNRLQFKRG; encoded by the coding sequence ATGAAATCCATATCTCAGCCCTTGTTACAGTGGTGGCAAACCATCACCTCTAGAGAACAGAAGCTTGTTATTGGCGCCGGTTTAGTCGTTGCCATTGCCTTGTTGTATTGGGGAATCGTGATGCCATTGCTTCATCAAGCCGAGCAAGCCGAGCAGCGATTAAACAGCGCGATGCAACTCAATACTTGGGTTAGTGAGCGAGCGAACCAAATTGTGCAGTTGCGCGGTCAAGGTGGGCGCCAATACTCGAGTGCGCCGCTTAATCAATTGGTTGCCGAGTCAGCAGGGCAGTTTACAGTGGAGCTGATCCGAATGCAGCCTCGCAACGACGATGGCTTGCAAGTATGGATTCAACCCTTGGCCTTTGATCAGTTGATCAATTGGATCGATTTTTTGCAACAGCAACAGGGGATCACCGTTGAGTACCTCGATATCGACCGCGGTCAACAAAGCGGTACGGTAGAGGTGAACCGCTTACAATTTAAGCGAGGGTAA
- a CDS encoding type II secretion system protein N, producing the protein MRRAVLYSLIFLLFFAVSVVISVPVTQLLPYMPLPKALQLQGVSGTLWQGKAQEVYWDKTSLGQVSWDWQSSALWQGDMAYQVRFGEGSAWQLRGRGVVGSHWSGQVFARHVFASMPAAHVARQLDLPVPISVTGQVELTLRDWQYAQPWCVQGEGEVVWNTDAVGTPLGPLQLGPVITDIQCQNNAITAKGEQKSDQVSAAFSAELSQNGRYQSQAWFQPGREFPEQMASQLQWLGKPDNKGQYQFDHKGRLRL; encoded by the coding sequence ATGAGACGAGCAGTATTATACAGTTTGATTTTTTTGCTGTTCTTTGCGGTGAGTGTGGTGATCAGTGTACCGGTTACACAATTACTGCCTTACATGCCTTTACCTAAAGCACTTCAGTTGCAAGGGGTGAGCGGTACCTTGTGGCAGGGAAAAGCTCAAGAGGTTTATTGGGATAAGACGTCGCTTGGTCAAGTGAGTTGGGATTGGCAGTCTAGTGCGTTGTGGCAAGGTGACATGGCCTATCAGGTGCGTTTTGGAGAAGGCAGTGCTTGGCAGCTGCGCGGTCGTGGTGTTGTTGGTAGCCACTGGTCTGGTCAAGTGTTTGCTCGCCACGTTTTCGCATCAATGCCGGCGGCTCATGTGGCCAGACAACTGGATTTGCCTGTGCCCATCAGTGTGACGGGGCAAGTTGAGCTCACCCTGAGGGATTGGCAATACGCCCAGCCTTGGTGTGTACAGGGCGAAGGTGAAGTCGTGTGGAATACCGATGCCGTTGGAACGCCGCTCGGCCCATTACAATTGGGACCAGTGATCACAGACATTCAATGCCAAAATAATGCGATCACCGCCAAAGGGGAACAAAAAAGCGATCAAGTCAGTGCGGCGTTTAGCGCGGAGTTAAGTCAAAATGGCCGTTATCAAAGTCAAGCTTGGTTTCAACCAGGGCGCGAGTTTCCTGAGCAAATGGCATCGCAATTACAATGGTTGGGCAAGCCTGATAACAAAGGGCAATACCAGTTTGATCACAAAGGCCGGTTGCGGTTGTGA